The following proteins come from a genomic window of Maniola jurtina chromosome 15, ilManJurt1.1, whole genome shotgun sequence:
- the LOC123872678 gene encoding transmembrane protein 47 isoform X2 — MQGRAGAGPGGLRSHPRALPPVLPPPPQFATEPDEMPATQIAQVIALICGLLVVILMVLGLASADWLMAAGWRQGLFMHCIDPEAPTPLPFDITAQPGCYAARPAPYIKAAAGLCVATLAADVCGALLTGLGLRSADHRTKFRYYRFAVLAMALALMCILIALVIYPVCFAAELNLGNRSVWEFGWAYGVGWGAAIFLFGAVILLLCDKESEELYYKERKVVSSEGGGRP; from the exons ATGCAGGGGCGCGCGGGAGCCGGCCCGGGCGGGCTCCGCTCGCACCCGCGCGCCCTGCCGCCCGTCTTGCCCCCGCCGCCGCAGTTCGCAACCGAACCAGACGAAATGCCTGCCACCCAGATTGCACAG GTGATCGCGTTGATATGCGGCCTGCTGGTAGTGATCCTGATGGTGCTGGGGCTAGCGTCGGCCGACTGGCTGATGGCGGCGGGCTGGCGGCAGGGGTTGTTCATGCACTGCATCGACCCGGAGGCGCCCACGCCGCTGCCCTTCGACATCACCGCGCAGCCGGGCTGCTACGCTGCGAGACCCGCGCCTTATATTAA GGCCGCAGCAGGTCTGTGCGTGGCGACGCTGGCGGCGGACGTGTGCGGCGCGCTGCTGACGGGGCTGGGGCTGCGCTCGGCCGACCACCGCACCAAGTTCCGCTACTACCGGTTCGCGGTGCTCGCCATGGCTCTTGCGC TGATGTGCATCCTTATAGCCCTAGTGATATACCCGGTGTGTTTCGCCGCTGAGTTAAATCTGG GCAACCGTTCGGTGTGGGAGTTTGGCTGGGCGTACGGCGTGGGCTGGGGCGCCGCCATCTTCCTGTTCGGCGCCGTCATCCTGCTGCTCTGCGATAAGGAGAGCGAAGAGCTCTACTACAAGGAGCGGAAA GTGGTGAGCAGCGAGGGTGGTGGGCGCCCCTAG
- the LOC123872678 gene encoding transmembrane protein 47 isoform X1, which translates to MQGRAGAGPGGLRSHPRALPPVLPPPPQFATEPDEMPATQIAQVIALICGLLVVILMVLGLASADWLMAAGWRQGLFMHCIDPEAPTPLPFDITAQPGCYAARPAPYIKAAAGLCVATLAADVCGALLTGLGLRSADHRTKFRYYRFAVLAMALALMCILIALVIYPVCFAAELNLGTYIIGNRSVWEFGWAYGVGWGAAIFLFGAVILLLCDKESEELYYKERKVVSSEGGGRP; encoded by the exons ATGCAGGGGCGCGCGGGAGCCGGCCCGGGCGGGCTCCGCTCGCACCCGCGCGCCCTGCCGCCCGTCTTGCCCCCGCCGCCGCAGTTCGCAACCGAACCAGACGAAATGCCTGCCACCCAGATTGCACAG GTGATCGCGTTGATATGCGGCCTGCTGGTAGTGATCCTGATGGTGCTGGGGCTAGCGTCGGCCGACTGGCTGATGGCGGCGGGCTGGCGGCAGGGGTTGTTCATGCACTGCATCGACCCGGAGGCGCCCACGCCGCTGCCCTTCGACATCACCGCGCAGCCGGGCTGCTACGCTGCGAGACCCGCGCCTTATATTAA GGCCGCAGCAGGTCTGTGCGTGGCGACGCTGGCGGCGGACGTGTGCGGCGCGCTGCTGACGGGGCTGGGGCTGCGCTCGGCCGACCACCGCACCAAGTTCCGCTACTACCGGTTCGCGGTGCTCGCCATGGCTCTTGCGC TGATGTGCATCCTTATAGCCCTAGTGATATACCCGGTGTGTTTCGCCGCTGAGTTAAATCTGGGTACGTATATAATCG GCAACCGTTCGGTGTGGGAGTTTGGCTGGGCGTACGGCGTGGGCTGGGGCGCCGCCATCTTCCTGTTCGGCGCCGTCATCCTGCTGCTCTGCGATAAGGAGAGCGAAGAGCTCTACTACAAGGAGCGGAAA GTGGTGAGCAGCGAGGGTGGTGGGCGCCCCTAG
- the LOC123872680 gene encoding uncharacterized protein LOC123872680: MFVNRYLLSLRERYQHSHKEPRVTSKQSPAIGQIVQIKGENKNRETWRVGKIVSLKEGSDGLCRVAIVKVGDKNFTRSIAHLYPLEVQESEEDMEERFIRDDTSSELASATLAEPLEESTDRQITISEGIAQEENSPMMQIDEPIQETMECETLESESRESIGDVIDSEEVGILARDEEKEEDGRVGRVRRVAATKALQRIKEWTNNLLCLF; this comes from the coding sequence ATGTTTGTTAACAGATATTTACTAAGTCTCCGAGAAAGGTATCAGCACTCACATAAAGAGCCACGTGTCACATCGAAACAGTCTCCGGCGATAGGACAGATAGTGCAAATAAAaggagaaaataaaaatagagaaaCCTGGAGAGTAGGGAAAATTGTTTCACTGAAAGAAGGAAGTGATGGTTTATGTAGAGTAGCCATAGTAAAGGTTGGAGATAAGAATTTCACACGGTCAATAGCGCATCTGTACCCTCTAGAGGTTCAAGAGTCAGAGGAAGACATGgaagaaagatttataagagaTGATACTTCGAGTGAGCTTGCTTCTGCCACGTTAGCCGAGCCTTTGGAAGAGAGtaccgacagacagataactATCTCAGAGGGGATAGCTCAAGAAGAGAACTCACCTATGATGCAAATAGACGAACCCATTCAGGAGACAATGGAGTGTGAAACCTTAGAGAGTGAAAGTAGAGAATCTATTGGGGATGTTATTGATTCAGAGGAAGTCGGGATACTAGCGAGAGACGAGGAGAAGGAAGAAGATGGTAGAGTGGGTAGAGTGAGGAGAGTTGCGGCCACTAAAGCCCTACAGAGGATTAAAGAGTGGACGAACAACTTATTATGCCTATTTTGA
- the LOC123872676 gene encoding LOW QUALITY PROTEIN: uncharacterized protein LOC123872676 (The sequence of the model RefSeq protein was modified relative to this genomic sequence to represent the inferred CDS: inserted 2 bases in 2 codons), translated as MILNWTRYKQNKHIYLKAVFNPFKKRACSVPFIREYRQVQKPXYWISPYGXALLVDTCIVMPTHGNLAASSLWQPAELARRMLGERPSPVPPTRELWPPQERLSISTLQLAYQREYRQEDYSPRRTLTLPSQPYFSTTVPIECDDRPHFRSVSTNTDPPPTVLSRIRNFLRRDDDFSSFSMSIQTTMSTETHVEQNAENPARRAVKNLKKALSGAKYRVAPNSENIESPKIVYKPATPAGDRMMMTFGANKSRKWFRLPSRSDWSRKLRAIRSICGQRAEESGPPLRPPLQITQV; from the exons ATGATATTGAATTGGACTAGatataaacaaaacaaacatatttacctTAAGGCAGTATTTAATCCATTTAAAAAGCGTGCTTGTAGCGTGCCTTTTATCCGCGAATACCGACAAGTGCAAAAAC TGTATTGGATTAGCCCGTATG GTGCACTGTTAGTGGACACTTGTATCGTGATGCCAACGCACGGCAACTTGGCAGCCAGTTCTCTCTGGCAGCCAGCAGAACTGGCGAGGCGAATGCTGGGAGAACGACCCTCTCCCGTGCCACCCACTAGAGAACTATGGCCTCCTCAGGAACGCTTAAGCATAAGCACGCTACAACTCGCGTATCAACGAGAATACCGACAGGAAGACTATTCTCCGAGACGCACCTTAACACTTCCTTCTCAGCCTTACTTCTCGACGACAGTGCCAATAGAATGCGACGATCGACCTCACTTTCGTTCCGTAAGCACCAATACCGACCCTCCGCCGACAGTGTTGAGCCGCATCAGAAACTTTTTACGAAGAGATGATGATTTTTCATCGTTTTCGATGTCTATTCAAACAACAATGAGCACAGAAACTCATGTTGAACAAAATGCCGAAAATCCAGCTCGACGCGCAGTAAAGAACTTGAAGAAAGCCCTATCGGGAGCTAAGTACCGTGTAGCACCAAATTCTGAAAATATAGAGAGCCCAAAAATTGTTTACAAACCTGCGACACCTGCAGGTGATCGGATGATGATGACTTTTGGAGCCAATAAGTCGCGAAAATGGTTTAGACTCCCATCTAGATCGGACTGGTCTCGAAAACTGCGAGCAATACGAAGTATTTGTGGTCAACGGGCTGAAGAATCAGGTCCGCCGCTTCGTCCACCTTTACAGATAACTCAGGTGTGA
- the LOC123872678 gene encoding transmembrane protein 47 isoform X3, whose translation MASTTMIETVTITRPLKVIALICGLLVVILMVLGLASADWLMAAGWRQGLFMHCIDPEAPTPLPFDITAQPGCYAARPAPYIKAAAGLCVATLAADVCGALLTGLGLRSADHRTKFRYYRFAVLAMALALMCILIALVIYPVCFAAELNLGTYIIGNRSVWEFGWAYGVGWGAAIFLFGAVILLLCDKESEELYYKERKVVSSEGGGRP comes from the exons ATGGCTTCTACCACAATGATTGAAACTGTCACAATCACGCGACCACTCAAG GTGATCGCGTTGATATGCGGCCTGCTGGTAGTGATCCTGATGGTGCTGGGGCTAGCGTCGGCCGACTGGCTGATGGCGGCGGGCTGGCGGCAGGGGTTGTTCATGCACTGCATCGACCCGGAGGCGCCCACGCCGCTGCCCTTCGACATCACCGCGCAGCCGGGCTGCTACGCTGCGAGACCCGCGCCTTATATTAA GGCCGCAGCAGGTCTGTGCGTGGCGACGCTGGCGGCGGACGTGTGCGGCGCGCTGCTGACGGGGCTGGGGCTGCGCTCGGCCGACCACCGCACCAAGTTCCGCTACTACCGGTTCGCGGTGCTCGCCATGGCTCTTGCGC TGATGTGCATCCTTATAGCCCTAGTGATATACCCGGTGTGTTTCGCCGCTGAGTTAAATCTGGGTACGTATATAATCG GCAACCGTTCGGTGTGGGAGTTTGGCTGGGCGTACGGCGTGGGCTGGGGCGCCGCCATCTTCCTGTTCGGCGCCGTCATCCTGCTGCTCTGCGATAAGGAGAGCGAAGAGCTCTACTACAAGGAGCGGAAA GTGGTGAGCAGCGAGGGTGGTGGGCGCCCCTAG
- the LOC123872613 gene encoding uncharacterized protein LOC123872613: MARGDRNKDKQTRCRILFDSGSQRSYITQKIAKKLNLSIEKDENLSVYTFGSRSPREFNSPVVQLELETKSKKGKIIYANIVPMISQSVPYAEELNNWKHKVELADDGSLTDQVDILIGNDYYYSFLHSEKIRISEDLYLVDSEFGWILSGQGPRRDIEEQHMSVITYFQTEIDFKFNKPDMPLDQGSIAFLWELESIGITDSPKITREEEAIHKFNETTKLINNRYHVSWPWNEYPPSLTPNYGLAYGRLVNLVKRLDKETLKSYNDAIQEQISKGIVEEVLDKTRVEHPVHYLPHHCVAQKNKPIRIVYDASSKIKSNKSLNECLYCGPLMLEDLTCILIRFRSHNIALSADVEKAFLQIGLHEKDCDVTRFIWLKDVEKPPHVDNIICLRIPDGVEEKVVKILGLDWNLKHDTLHVKFTLTTEAYSKREVLKLNPADIATRPMSSNEDKERWLTGPQFLSESDKQKTPVKYMSQSFFLSTREGLPNTSKEKDSNLELQNNFLGESIRAKEDSRTSYKESLCITETIKKLQAEYFTQEVAGKETDLSRNLKLFKDVDGLLRCKGRLQNAELSFDKRYPILIPKECDFTNNLIKKVHNDNYHIVN, encoded by the exons ATGGCACGAGGAGATAGGAACAAGGATAAACAGACACGATGTCGTATACTATTCGATTCAGGCTCTCAGAGATCTTACATTACccaaaaaattgcgaaaaaattaaatttatcaatAGAGAAGGATGAAAATTTGTCTGTCTATACTTTTGGTTCAAGAAGTCCTCGAGAATTTAATAGTCCAGTAGTTCAACTAGAGTTAGAGACTAAatctaaaaaaggaaaaatcatTTATGCAAACATTGTGCCTATGATTTCTCAAAGCGTACCCTATGCTGAAGAACTTAACAATTGGAAACACAAGGTAGAACTTGCAGATGACGGATCGTTAACAGATCAAGTTGATATTCTTATtggaaatgattattattattcgtttcTTCATTCAGAGAAAATACGAATAAGTGAAGACTTATACCTAGTAGATTCTGAGTTCGGATGGATACTATCAGGTCAGGGTCCACGTAGAGATATAGAAGAACAACACATGTCAGTTATCACATATTTTCAAACAGAgatagattttaaatttaacaaaccTGACATGCCTTTAGATCAAGGAAGTATAGCATTCTTGTGGGAACTCGAGTCAATTGGCATAACCGATTCACCTAAAATTACACGAGAGGAAGAGGCTATTCATAAATTCAACGAGActactaaattaattaacaatagatATCATGTTAGTTGGCCGTGGAACGAATACCCACCGTCACTAACACCTAACTATGGATTAGCATATGGTCGTTTAGTAAATTTAGTCAAGCGGTTAGATAAGGAAACCCTAAAGTCCTATAATGATGCTATACAGGAACAAATATCGAAAGGAATAGTCGAAGAAGTATTAGACAAGACCCGTGTAGAACATCCAGTACACTATCTACCACATCATTGCGTTGCTCAGAAGAATAAACCTATTAGGATTGTCTATGATGCCTCATCGAAGattaaaagcaataaaagtTTGAACGAATGTCTGTATTGCGGTCCATTGATGTTAGAAGATTTAACATGTATACTTATTAGATTTCGAAGTCATAATATTGCTTTATCAGCAGATGTCGAGAAGGCTTTCCTTCAAATAGGATTACATGAAAAGGATTGCGACGTAACGAGATTTATTTGGTTGAAAGATGTCGAAAAACCACCACATGTAGATAACATTATCTGTCTAAG AATACCCGATGGTGTTGAAGAAAAGGTTGTAAAAATTTTAGGCCTAGATTGGAATTTAAAACATGATACGTTACATGTAAAGTTCACGTTAACCACCGAAGCATATTCTAAACGGGAAGTATTGAAG TTGAATCCGGCAGATATTGCAACCAGACCGATGAGTTCCAACGAAGACAAGGAAAGATGGCTTACAGGTCCACAGTTTTTATCAGAATCCGACAAACAGAAAACGCCTGTGAAATACATGTCACAGTCATTTTTTCTTTCGACGCGGGAGGGTCTGCCGAATACCTCTAAAGAAAAGGATAGTAATCTAGAGCTACAAAACAACTTCTTAGGAGAAAGTATTAGAGCCAAAGAAGATAGCAGAACTAGTTACAAAGAATCGCTTTGTATTACGGAAACAATAAAGAAGCTACAAGCAGAATACTTCACTCAGGAAGTTGCGGGGAAAGAAACTGATTTAAGTCGTAATCTCAAGTTATTTAAGGATGTTGATGGATTACTACGGTGTAAAGGACGTCTTCAGAATGCAGAACTATCGTTTGACAAACGGTACCCTATATTGATACCTAAGGAATGTGACTTTACGAATAACCTTATAAAGAAAGTTCACAATGATAATTATCAT ATAGTCAACTAA
- the LOC123872678 gene encoding transmembrane protein 47 isoform X4: protein MASTTMIETVTITRPLKVIALICGLLVVILMVLGLASADWLMAAGWRQGLFMHCIDPEAPTPLPFDITAQPGCYAARPAPYIKAAAGLCVATLAADVCGALLTGLGLRSADHRTKFRYYRFAVLAMALALMCILIALVIYPVCFAAELNLGNRSVWEFGWAYGVGWGAAIFLFGAVILLLCDKESEELYYKERKVVSSEGGGRP, encoded by the exons ATGGCTTCTACCACAATGATTGAAACTGTCACAATCACGCGACCACTCAAG GTGATCGCGTTGATATGCGGCCTGCTGGTAGTGATCCTGATGGTGCTGGGGCTAGCGTCGGCCGACTGGCTGATGGCGGCGGGCTGGCGGCAGGGGTTGTTCATGCACTGCATCGACCCGGAGGCGCCCACGCCGCTGCCCTTCGACATCACCGCGCAGCCGGGCTGCTACGCTGCGAGACCCGCGCCTTATATTAA GGCCGCAGCAGGTCTGTGCGTGGCGACGCTGGCGGCGGACGTGTGCGGCGCGCTGCTGACGGGGCTGGGGCTGCGCTCGGCCGACCACCGCACCAAGTTCCGCTACTACCGGTTCGCGGTGCTCGCCATGGCTCTTGCGC TGATGTGCATCCTTATAGCCCTAGTGATATACCCGGTGTGTTTCGCCGCTGAGTTAAATCTGG GCAACCGTTCGGTGTGGGAGTTTGGCTGGGCGTACGGCGTGGGCTGGGGCGCCGCCATCTTCCTGTTCGGCGCCGTCATCCTGCTGCTCTGCGATAAGGAGAGCGAAGAGCTCTACTACAAGGAGCGGAAA GTGGTGAGCAGCGAGGGTGGTGGGCGCCCCTAG
- the LOC123872677 gene encoding uncharacterized protein LOC123872677: protein MDWTNDKIIKFIQAIETYPLLWDSSHNDYKNRNKKHDATLELAQSFNCDSIEIMRKWKIILAQYRREKKKIAESKSSGSGISNIYKPKWFGYAYLNFFHGRDEPNASVNSLDEINEQLTQDIEEHTVNEDQESPHERPVEKFKAPKNSQKRRVVDEDPRIAHALSIMDNVNKQMEAKKHDDDDIFAAAVATKLRKIKDERTKILVQRDIDNLLYDAIIGTGKYTATPMPSPYSDSSNSQIRVSSFQIRDNDDSDLLRQNDSEILTWNDM, encoded by the exons atggattggacgaatgataaaattataaaatttattcaagCAATTGAAACTTATCCTCTACTATGGGATTCCAGTCACAATGattataaaaatagaaacaaaaaacACGACGCCACTCTAGAGTTGGCTCAAAGTTTCAATTGTGACTCGATTGAGATAATGAGAAAATGGAAGATTATTTTGGCTCAATATCGAAGAGAAAAGAAGAAAATCGCGGAATCAAAATCTTCAGGTTCTGGTATATCAAACATATACAAGCCAAAATGGTTTGGTTATGCATATTTGAATTTCTTTCATGGAAGGGATGAACCGAACGCCAGTGTGAACTCACTGGATGAAATAAATGAACAG CTAACACAAGATATCGAGGAACACACAGTGAATGAAGATCAAGAATCTCCTCATGAAAGGCCAGTCGAAAAGTTTAAGGCTCCGAAGAACTCGCAGAAACGTCGTGTTGTCGATGAAGACCCGAGAATTGCTCATGCTTTGTCCATTATGGATAACGTAAACAAGCAGATGGAAGCAAAAAAACATGATGATGACGACATTTTTGCTGCAGCCGTCGCAACAAAGTTAAGGAAAATTAAAGATGAGCGAACGAAGATTTTAGTACAAAGAGATATTGATAATTTATTGTATGATGCTATTATTGGTACTGGAAAATATACTGCGACTCCAATGCCTTCACCGTATTCAGATTCGTCGAATTCTCAGATCCGAGTTTCAAGTTTTCAGATCCGCGATAATGATGACTCAGATCTTTTACGCCAGAATGACAGCGAAATATTAACTTGGAATGATATGTAA
- the LOC123872666 gene encoding uncharacterized protein LOC123872666, protein MAHLCTNMFTEKSFLSSVVNMDGRENVVLCAAACVLLSLLKKKRRKKPRCWVRPFLQRRNEETNRFVEEIKIDPLSGFKNFTRISCEDFELLVNAVSPLIAKQDTNYRKCVPVSIRLAITLRYLATGDSFASLMYLFKVSKELIARIVPETCKALISVLNENIKMPKTSEEWMMIERQFDHLWNFPHCIGAMDGKHVVVQAPKNTGSDFFNYKGDFSIVLLALVDANYKFTYVDVGCKGRISDGGVFKNTGFYANLQQGKLNLPPPYALPGRNKPIPHVIVADDAFALDINLMKPYPGQHDKRSKERTFNYRLSRARRVVENVFGILSAVFRVLRKPILLAPEKAQLITLTCCYLHNFLMTQKSSAQLYTSFGSFDTENQITHNTIDGSWRRDAPMANLLPLRHIGRRPSGDAKDIREEFAHYFQTDIGMVAWQETVA, encoded by the exons ATGGCACACTTGTGCACGAACATGTTCACTGAGAAGAGTTTTCTGTCTTCAGTTGTTAATATGGACGGGCGGGAAAACGTAGTGCTTTGTGCTGCAGCTTGTGTTTTATTAAGTCTGCTTAAAAAGAAACGAAGAAAGAAACCGCGTTGCTGGGTGAGGCCTTTCCTACAGCGACGAAATGAAGAAACGAATAGATTTgtagaagaaataaaaatagatcCACTGAGTGGATTTAAAAATTTCACTCGAATATCGTGCGAAGATTTTGAGTTGCTGGTCAATGCAGTTAGTCCTCTTATTGCTAAGCAagatacaaactacagaaaatgTGTCCCTGTTTCAATAAGGCTTGCAATCACCTTAAGATATCTCGCTACTGGAGATTCTTTTGCAagtttaatgtatttatttaaagtttcaAAAGAACTTATTGCTCGGATTGTACCTGAGACCTGTAAGGCGTTGATAAGCGtgttgaatgaaaatattaag ATGCCTAAAACTTCAGAAGAATGGATGATGATAGAACGTCAATTTGACCATCTATGGAATTTCCCTCATTGCATTGGGGCTATGGATGGCAAACATGTTGTTGTTCAAGCTCCAAAGAATACTGGAAGTGACTTTTTTAATTACAAAGGTGATTTCAGCATTGTACTTTTAGCACTGGTTGATGCAAATTATAAATTTACGTACGTAGATGTCGGTTGTAAAGGAAGAATATCGGATGGTggtgttttcaaaaatactggATTCTATGCTAATCTTCAACAAGGAAAATTAAATTTGCCTCCACCTTATGCGCTACCCGGAAGGAACAAACCAATTCCACATGTCATTGTGGCAGATGATGCTTTTGCATTAGATATAAATTTAATGAAACCATATCCCGGTCAACATGACAAAAGATCAAAAGAAAGAACATTTAACTATCGGTTGAGTAGAGCGAGACGTGTTGTGGAAAATGTATTTGGCATTTTGTCCGCTGTATTTCGCGTACTCAGAAAACCTATTCTGTTAGCTCCAGAAAAGGCACAATTAATAACACTGACATGTTGTTACTTGCATAATTTTTTGATGACACAAAAGTCGTCTGCACAACTTTATACTTCTTTTGGCAGTTTTGATACTGAGAACCAAATTACTCATAACACTATCGATGGAAGTTGGCGGCGCGATGCACCCATGGCAAACTTACTACCCTTAAGACATATCGGAAGAAGACCATCTGGTGATGCGAAAGACATACGAGAAGAATTTGCACATTATTTCCAAACTGACATCGGAATGGTGGCATGGCAAGAAACAGTAGCGTAG